A window of the Roseburia sp. 831b genome harbors these coding sequences:
- a CDS encoding NAD(P)H-dependent flavin oxidoreductase — MNTEKNGFQELRIREKVAKLPIVQGGMGVGVSRSHLAGAVAKEGGIGIISTAQIGYDEEGFEYDQAGCNLLAIRKHIKRAKEIACGNGLVGVNIMVALKHYKEHVKEAVLAGADVIISGAGLPMSLPELIGKECKTKIAPIVSSRRAAQLILKMWSHKYDRTADFLVVEGPKAGGHLGFSKEQLAETTDAVFDEEIQRIIECKKEYEEKYEKEIPVIVAGGIFDAKDVRHAFSLGADGVQVASRFVATEECDASDAYKQAYIQADEEDIQIIQSPVGMPGRAVRNKFIEHLEKARIPISKCYNCLEKCNPSKVPYCITKALIDAVKGDVENGLVFCGANVGRIHEMTTVHKLMQELLA; from the coding sequence ATGAATACGGAAAAGAACGGATTTCAGGAGCTTCGAATCAGGGAAAAGGTTGCGAAACTTCCAATCGTGCAGGGAGGAATGGGGGTCGGTGTAAGCCGAAGCCACCTGGCAGGTGCAGTAGCAAAAGAGGGAGGTATTGGCATCATTTCAACAGCTCAAATCGGTTATGATGAGGAAGGATTTGAGTACGACCAGGCGGGATGTAACCTTCTTGCAATTCGAAAACATATCAAGAGGGCAAAGGAGATTGCCTGTGGAAATGGGCTTGTGGGCGTCAACATCATGGTTGCACTTAAGCATTATAAAGAGCACGTAAAAGAAGCGGTTTTGGCAGGAGCAGACGTCATTATCAGTGGTGCGGGGCTTCCAATGAGTCTGCCGGAGTTAATTGGAAAAGAGTGCAAAACCAAGATTGCACCGATTGTTTCTTCCAGGCGGGCAGCGCAGTTAATCTTAAAAATGTGGTCACATAAATATGACCGGACAGCAGATTTCCTTGTGGTAGAAGGACCAAAAGCGGGTGGTCATCTTGGATTTTCCAAAGAACAGTTAGCAGAGACGACGGATGCTGTCTTTGACGAAGAGATTCAACGTATCATCGAGTGTAAAAAAGAGTATGAAGAAAAATACGAAAAAGAGATACCGGTCATTGTAGCAGGCGGTATTTTTGATGCAAAGGATGTCCGCCATGCATTTTCACTTGGTGCAGATGGGGTGCAGGTTGCGAGCCGTTTTGTTGCGACGGAAGAATGTGATGCGTCGGATGCCTACAAACAGGCATATATCCAGGCGGATGAGGAGGATATCCAGATTATCCAAAGCCCGGTCGGCATGCCGGGGCGGGCGGTTCGAAACAAGTTTATCGAGCATTTGGAAAAGGCAAGAATCCCAATCTCAAAATGTTACAACTGCCTGGAAAAATGCAATCCGTCTAAGGTTCCATACTGTATTACAAAAGCTCTGATTGACGCAGTCAAGGGGGATGTAGAGAACGGACTTGTGTTCTGTGGTGCAAATGTTGGAAGAATTCATGAAATGACGACGGTTCACAAGCTGATGCAGGAACTTTTGGCATAG